The genomic segment TTGAAAAGACACTTTGAAGCTGTATTATTTGTCTTCAAAATTTTAAGTTGCAATTTCAAAGATATTTATTCAATATgttaaaatatagttttatagcAAGACTGCCAAGGGATAATTTATCAACTCATAAAGTTTAGGGAAAAACATAAATCACTGTAGTCCTTTTTGTTAGCAGTTAATTTATAAATAGCTTATACTGCagcatgttttatatatgtactACAGTTTAAGGtaaaaatctgcaaaatatAGCTCCtgtgaaaaaagtttaaataaacagtaataaattGCTAATCCTTCATCAGTATTCTActgtaaaagtagaaaataacatctttttgctgtatttaccagcaacagttttacagtaaaataatggCGACCTTGCCTCCAGTTTTTTAACGGCGAAACATTTAACAGTgtgggccagaagaaaacaagcatgtggcccaagtatgggccaGATTTATTCAACTATGGGGTGTCTTTGGAGCTTCAACATTTATGACACCCTCAACACTATTGGAGTACATTTTAGAGGTGCTTTTACAGTGGCTGAAGcagtttacatttgttttttggaaatcaacactcacacactgctcGTTCTAGAAGCAGAACCTGATGTAACACAAGAACTTATGTCGTCACCATGGATGGAACCGTCTCAGGGTTCCACCATTGTCCTTATACTACAGTTCTCCTGTCTGCTGGTGTCAGTCTACTAAAAACctttgacagacacacacacagacacacagagcaaatCCATCTGCACAAGTGACCGAGAGCAACATGTTGGTATACGAGAGTCAACTCCTCACTGAAATGGAGGTTCTGACGAACATCAGGAAAATGACTtctgaggagagaaggaaacattTCAGAGAAGAAATGTACAGAGAGctgagggagctggaggaggagagaagagcaaGAGTTGCTCTGGAAGAGCTGGAGAGAcgcaggagagaaaaagagaaagaaactgagAGAGTGAACAGTCTGAGAGAACAAgttgaggagaggaagaggaggcaaaagaggaggaggagaaatgtgTTGATGGCAGAGGAGCCCATCACGAGACCCAGATTCACACTGAGCGATCTGAAGGAGGTGCAGCAGAGGAGGCGCGAGGAGGCCGAGGCAGCTCAACGCAGCTTAAAGAGCCCGACCTCTGAGGTGAGGAGTCAGGAGCAGAGTGGAAGAAAACCTCTGATCAACAACTGGGTTGGAGAGCAGACTCCTGAAGAGGAGCTCCACCCAACCGACTCCACCCACCACCGCCCCGCCGCTAAAGGAACACGCCTCAAGTCTGAAAGTACGTAACTCATGTCTATCCATTAGTTTCAAACTGCATCGTTCTACTTATTTAACACTGCATCTTTTAATGTGCTCATCACCTTCTTGTTCCCCTGAAGAAGCAGCGAGGCTGATGTCGTCCAGGGCCCTGCACTGGCTGCAGAAGAGGCTGCAGAAGTCTGGACTATTTgtaaagaaacaggaagaggtggagaagaagaaggaggcgTGTCTCAGTCTCAAAGACCTGTACCCAAAGAACAGTCTGTGTGAGCAGGTCCACAGTTACCGCCTGTCCAGGAACAGTATCCTCAAGAAAACCTTCTCCTgaacccccctcctcccctctctctccccacatCCAACCCCTAACCCCCCTTTCTCTACCCttcacccctcccccctctccccttccCCTTCTATATATACTGAACTGTACctttgattttatatatatatatatatatatacactgtaacTTTGATGATATATACTTGTATAACTTTATATTAAAACTACGCTGCATTGAGAACATGTGAGCTGTACTTGCCGTTAAATAACTAAGATGTGGGTAACCACTAAAAGTGATGGTCATGTCCTGTGTTATGGATGACATATATTCTGTGTTACTTATACGGCATCAAAGACTGTGAAAACTTTATctaaaaaaagagggaaaatcaAATATAAGAGGAAAGAGGCTTTAGTTCCACCTCAATTCATAATTCCTCTTTCAATTCATGTTAACATGAACTggaaactgaagctgttttgCATTTATAAAAACCGTCTTCCTCAATTTCATGTCATCTAGAGACATTATTAATAGAGATTGTAGCCAACACAcctatttaatatattttatatacacaGAATAGCCCAGCAGTTCTCAACCTGTGGACCacaaaggtattgcaagtgggccatCAAATCATTTCCCAAACAATAGGCTACAATTTaggtgaaaatataaatataataatataaatataaaataaataatgttttttaaatgtttaaaaatgaaatgatctttaaaaaatgtgagaGTAATGACTGGAGGCTCAGGACTGcggctgttttcattttcagtgtgtgtaccagaactggtccagatgtggaagtagcatctgacaatcatgctgtatatgggcctGATTCGGGCCGTGGAACCGGGTGTATACTGCAACAAACAGCACATGATAAACACTTTGGACGGTGGTACAACTCCCAAAGGCCAGGGACAACATGACAATTGGTGTCATCATTAATGTGTCTCCAGTTTAAATCCATGAAACTGATTGTGGCTTCTAAGATGCCTTGGCAGCCAACAGAGCCACAAGCCATTGATCAATGTCAACAACAGATTCTGTCACCTCTAAAAATGTGGCAAATAAAGCTTGCACATAAAGCTCAATTGCAAAGATTGCATTCACCCAAACTACCAACTTTCTGTGTACAATGCAGTGGTGCAAGAGGGTGTGTAAATATCTAAAGGAGTTCATAAAGAAAAGACAATTACACCTCCCGTTAAGATGAAATTGCCATTGCTAAGTACATCCCATCAAAGTAAAGACGTGTGGTGATAAAATCCAGACTTtactcctgcagctgcagcagctctctgctctctgccttGCTCTTTGAGGTCAGATTTGCTCTGTCTTCTTCAGCTTGATCCTGTGCCAAAGAATCTGGTGAATCAACAGCAAATTGATCCGAGGGTGGCACCGAGCGGCCCTCTGGGAGGAGGTTGAAAAGTAGAACACcgcaggagagaggagagaagagaagagaggctaggagagggaagggaaggaaaggaaaggaaaggaaaggaaaggaaaggaaatgagatAGAGTAACAATGGAAAAGATCCTGttcacacaagcaaacaaagcCAAAtgcacagcacacagcagaCCGCAGCACTTGCCTCCACTTGCCTTTGTCCCCATGTGACATCGTTCTAAAGTGTACTAGGTAATAAGTCTCCATCATCACCAGGGGCCTGCTGCCAGTTTACACTGTACATATAGGCTGGCTCACACACCAAGACTTTGTTCTGGACAGATTGATACAGCTGGTCAGGCACTGCAGAACAAAATACAGCTGGGCAGCGGTTGCACCCCCCACGAGCACACTCTCCTGCCTTGTCTTTCTCCTCTAACACCCACTCACAGAGTGTAGGTGCAGAAAAAGAAGGTGTTTCCCAGGGCTATTAGTAGGCTCTCCACGGCAGTAacatgaggagaggagagaggagaggagaggagaggagagaggagaggagaggaggctaCACTGCAGTCTATAATGACGCACTATTAAAGCATTAGGGAGTTGTTGGCCTAATCATCTATTATTGCCACCCGGTCATGTTAGGTGTAGATTatacatattaaatataatgtgtacagtacatttgtATTCTTTTTAAGAGGGGCTTCATCATGAATCATCAGAATCCAAAATGATTTAGGACCTGGCTGCACTACATTTGTCACTTCAGACCAAATCAAGGGGACTTAATTGTTTTATCAACACCAGGAATCAGGCTGAAACTATTTCCAGGGAAAATTATAGTGTCAATTAAAGTGTCAGAGGAAGAACTTTGAGATAATAAATGTTTGTATCTACCTGAATTATCAGAATCCAGGAGGATTTAGTCTTTAAAGTCCCTTGCACCAGCTCTTCATAATAAAAAACTTCGTATAGCTACAACATAAGTGTTTACTAAGAGATTTACATATCACAAGTAAAACAGGTTGAACTATCACACTATTTCTTATGTAGATTAGTCGTTACCAATATTCACACCTTCTAACTGCCAGGTGTAACTGTTGTTTAGATAATGGAGGCAACTGGCAAAGCTAACGGTAGCTTGCTAATAGGTGACCCATTTAGACTCAAGGGTAATATGAAGTATTGTTGTCACAGCTGACTTGATAAAATTCTGTTTAACAATTTGATGAGCTGGAAAGATTTACCAGAACTACATTTCATAAATATAGTTTACCTCAAATCAAGAAACGTTACGCTAATAACGCCATGCTCAATGACTTAATCAGATTGGTTAGTTTAGTGTTTCAGATCCCACCCATTCCAAACTGCAGGAATACTACTGATGCtgaaacacatatttatttatgtatgcatataaaacaaagtttaatatgtcatttaaatatattttttagcaGTTATGCTGCAGGTTGTGGTGCTAAAGTAATTTCCTGTTTACAGAGGCTATAGCGATACCTTTTAACTGCAAGGTACTTGAGGTATTTTCTTGCAACCAATTTACGCATTACTGATATCTTTTCTTGCTAAGACATTGCTTACATTTTAAATGGTACAACCTCATTTAGAAAACCATTAGTTTGTAAAGTTATTAAGAACTACAGAAggactttacacacaaacttgAAAGAATGGATTTAAGAATAGAAGGTCCCTTGTACTGTATTTGTTAATGAGGATCACATCAAGGTGACTTTAGTGATTGAACTGAGAATATTTACATGACAGTAATTGTAACACTATACCATCTTTCTATAATGTTCCCCCAATAAGGAAGCAGTGCAAAACAAGAAATGGTTGTTCCAGAATATTCTGGTGGATATAACACATGCTTTTTGCTGGCTTACTGTTGGAGTGATTCATAGACTTGTAGCTTAATGCTCTATCACACTGTGGTATGACACcagcagagatggaaaaagaaagaggaaaaaaaaaaaaaaaagttggaccAGAGGAGAGAGTGCTTTGTTCCCATGACTCAGTGTTGCTGTGTAAATGGGAGTGCTAATGCTCATCTTGAGGCTGAACATGCTGCCCCCAGAGCACAGACagaacagagtgagagagggacagacaaatggaaagaaagacaaactatctttctctctctctctctcacacacacacacacacacacacacacacacacacacacacacacacatatcattaAAATCCGCTGGCCAGAGTGACACGATAAATTAATCTCGACATCTGCTAAAATTTCAGCCTCCTTTAAAGGCTTTACTAAGACTGCTGAGGATGACAGCTTTACAGCTTGTTATTGAACAGTGTCTGTGGCCTGTCCCTGGCACAAAATGCATGCAGCTGCATCTTGGACTCTTGTGGCATGAATACACTATATTTGGACAATCATTAAAGACATTTCCCATTTGTACACTGTGTGTTCTAGATGTAAACTTAAAATGCAATACCAAGTCAGATAAATTACGTTTATTTGTACATAGCATATGCAGTGTTTTGATGGATGTTACAGGCCCACATCAGCCACAATTTCTGAGCCAGCTCAATCTCTCTACACCTAGCAACACTTAGTATCAACAGGTTTTTCCACTAAGACAAAAGCTATGCTACAATATTGTCTCTTTATTCTGTCCAAGaatacataaacaataaaataccaCCAAAGCACTGGAAGATAATCTAATCTGTGGTGGTTCAATAGTCTCATCCATATTTGATCCTCTCaggttgtttctgtgtgtgtgtgtgtgtgtgtgtgtgtgtgtgtgtgtgtgtgtgtgtgtgtgtgtgtgtttgtatgtgtgtgtaacagtcATCTGGCACATATTGTGCTTTAGCCCCAGACTGTCTAATCACTGTAGGCAATCTAATTACCCAATCACCATAGACTCTACGCTATACAGCCGTGAACAGCAGCAACCATATGGACCGAGGCAATCCATCTTGAAGATTGGACAGGTATGGCGATCACTGTGAACCAAATAGCTTGGGGTGAAAAATAGCCACATCTTAAATGACACTGAAGGTTTGTAGCTGCTGTTAGCTTCGCTATGTAGGAGCATTTTAGAGCGTAGATATTACAGAAAAGTCAAAGTCCACAAAGAATGGGTGCTGCTACAGGTAATCTGAggtgaaagtttaaaaaacaagtGTTACTAATTGAGCCCTGCAGGCAGATCAAACCCCTTCCAGGTTTGGAGGTATTAAGCCTGTCTGGATGCCTCTGTActgaagaagcagaggaaggaggctATAAAGTGTTTCATTGCACCTTGCAGCACTGCTTTGCCTCCCCAGTGGTGACTTTAATGTGAAAGGCTAAGTAAGCATTTTCACCACTTCCTTGCTTTAGGCTTCCACTGTCCAGGCTATTGGACAAAAAGAAGGTAAGCAAAGGAATGGAACATCTCTGTAATGTTTCTAACTGCTTTGAGATGAGACAATACAACAATTAAAGGAGATGATTAGGGTGGTATTGCAATTTTTCCCCTAACTGCAGGATGGCAGTGGGGACGCTCAGGGGCAATGTGTGACAGCACTATAGCTAGGGAACTGGGGCTTGCACCAGggaacaaaagaacaaactaCTTTCCActccctctgcttcctctttgcAAAGTTTTACTTATTTACTGAGGGAAGTTAGACTTTTTGTGGCAGAACACCAAGTAGGGAAAATAGGCTGCTTCTGCTCCATGACAAGcagtgtgttgtatttttaggGGAAGAGTCTTCTCGGAGGTCCAAAGGGAGAGCACCACTAACAGGTGCATTTGTAAGCATCCTGCATCTAGGAAGTGAAGCATGAATGGTGACTCACCATTTCATCTATGTGACGCTAGATAAATACCCAAATGGTGTAGGGATGGAGATTACACTTTGCTTTTAGGTCAAGAAAGTGGAAATAGAGTAAATGTGACCTAGAATATCAAAGGGGGTAGTAATTGCAGGTATTTTGGATGCTACAGCCTGTGCGCTATCAAAGAAAGGATGTTACggcaaaatgaaataaaaatacagtagtCTGTTGTCTCCCTGCCATTGTTTTGACATTTAGGGAAATAAGCCTCTATGCTTTCTTGCCGAGAATTAGAAGACttgattgataccactctcatgtttgtacCTTTGATATAAAACTGTAGCCAGCTAGCTTTTCTCGaatttgtgcaaaaaaacaacaacaaaaaaataaagtacgGCGACGACTACAACTTGCGGTTGGGTTGAACCATTTCAGGGACTCCTTTCCCCCTTACTCAGactttatgctaggctaagctaaacCGGCTGCTAGCAGCTGCTTAACTGAGCTTCTCAAATCGGGGGGAAACAGCCACACGTTACATctaatttgtatttaattagTTCCCCTGTGAACCAAGTTTTTATGATAAGATAAATGTGTCCATTCACCATTTATCCCACAATTTCAAAGCTTTAAAGGGAACATTGCCCTCAACACTTGGCTTTTTCCAAGAAAGccacagttttatattttaactaGATTATCTATTTACACATTAGcgaaataaatgttaaaaatgatgtTCTGTTACTTTCTTCTGCCAAGACCTGGACAGCGTAAcagtattacattttattacactTATTCCCTATATAATGCAATAACAGTGATCGCAGTGTCATCTTCTCTGAGATAAAAATATCCGTTGTCCTTCAAGGCCTGACCTGACTAAAATTCTGTCGAGCACTGATCCACATGCTTGTGAGAGTAGCTGTGTCGAGTCCCCGgcaaagaggagagagctgaGATTGAACTACAGCTGAGACACCGCTGTGTCAAACTCTATTTGCTCAGGGACTGGTGATGATGCCCAGGTGAAGGGTTGTGGTGTCAATGCTAAAGCACAGCCGAGACTCAGAGAAAAGGCTCATGGAAAAGGAGAGAAGGCAGATAGAAGCAAAGAGAGAGTGCTGAGATAATTTGACTTAGTGACAATCGCCAAATTTAGGGACATATCACCCTGAGCAACATGTCATGAAAAAAGCATGTTTGCAAAAAGAAAGGCTGTGATGCTGAAAAACAGACATCTCACCCCATCTGGGCGCAGAGTCGGAAGACTGTTTCTTGTAGGGCAATTTTTCCTGCATCAAATATCAACCTGTAGTGCTCTGATTTGTCATACATTCTGGGAAGAGGCCATTAAGAGCTTGGTGAGGTACTTTTGAAGTGTCAGCTTCTCAGCTATACTGCCACGGTAACACTTCTCTAAGTTTGGAGTGAGCGCTACTTGGGGCTGAGAAAAACTGTGCATTGCTGCAGAGTTACTCAGCCCAATGGAGGGGTAAAAAATGCTCCACCATCTATATGAGTTCCCTCACCTGCAGGACTAGACATAGACCCAGATATAAAAGCTTCCCCTCTGAAGAAGCAATGCAGGGTGCCAGAAGCAAGTAGAAAGCTACAAAAAAGCTAAAAGTATAATGCCCTGTTAGCAGGGAATGCTCTTAAACCTACAGATACATTAAGCACTGATGAGGGTAAGGTGGGTCAATATGTGTTGGCGTGGATGTGTGTGCAGTTATAAGTATCTTAGCTCTACATACAACCTCCATGAGTTCCCCGCTCTCGCTGGCGGGGCAGGATAGTGCAATTCTTCATAACATACATTGTTGACTCTACAGCAACAAGGCCCAATAAAGAGGGTGATATCTACTTGTCAGTGCTGGCGTGGTGCGACGCAGAGGTTGTTAAAGAGGAATGAATCTTTTATGAGGTGGGAAACGCCACCGTTGTCAATATCAGATGAAATGACCAAGACTTTGGCACCTACCCAAAGGGGAAACATCACTGGATTTTCTCCACACAACAATTGTCGCGGCGCATGCACCTATGTGTGAAGATCCTACATATTACTCAATTACACACTCTTCAGTCGAGTCAGTAAGATTCCTCACTAATGTGCAGTGATGGCACTGGGAGTATCACAGCATAACGATCCAGCATTACATTTTCAGAAGATTGTCAAGGTTTGCTTAAAAACTCAGTAAactcagagaaaaacactcaACTTTCTCCTATAAAGCTAGCCTCAACAGTAGCAGATTGCAGCAAACACTCCTCTAAATGGCTTATTAGGGGCACAGTGGGAAGACAGAACATTGGATATAATTACGGCAGATACCAGAGCTGCTTTTATGTAGGAGGAGAATGATTCACAAGGGCAGCCAAAAGTAGTAAGAATTTTAATGATTCTTATCcatgataaaatattaaaaacactgacattgtCTCTGTGGTAACAGggctgttggttggacaaataGGGAAATCAGTGATGGTTGCACAGCATGCAATGAGCCAAACTTTTTCTCGTTTAATGAATTTGGTGCCATCCTTGCAGCTAATGCAGGGAAAGAGATGAGTCTTCGGTTTGTATTAAGTAAAGACACCTTGTAGGAAGATATAATTGTTGCAGTGCACCCCATCCCACCTTGTAGCGACGCATCATGAAATGATTGAGGAAACAAAGATTTAATcactataatactataatatatacTATACTCTGGCTCTTCAAAAGGTAAAAGACATCTGCCTATCAGTGCTTCTAAAGCTCACTTACAAACATGTCATATCTTTTTTACATTCGGACAGAGGTTAGCCATTCCACCTTGTCTTTatgctaacctaagctaactgtctcctggcttTAGCTACATACAGTAGGCAAAAGAcagagagtggtatcgatcaagaaagagagcaaaagaaaaaaaaattctttaccAAGCATTTAGCTGTCAAACTTGTTCATTCAAGGTAAAAAGGGGTACATTGCAGGGGTTATATACATCCTGTAAGGTCAGGGCAGGTTATAACATGATAGGATGTGACATCAGAAAACCATGtggtattttaaaatgacagctACCAGCAAAGGCAATGTTAGGTTTTATTAATCTACATGCAATCAACTGCTCTGAGAGATGGCAATGtaacaaaaaaagattattttagaGGGAAAGGTGAGAAAGGAACATACCAGTAAAAATATGTGGATGGCACAGATTCTCTACAACCAGTGACTAAACGATAGCCCACAGCTTTTTGTAGTAGCATATACGATTCACAAACACAGCCTTGTATGTGTGAGCCAACATTAACTGCCAAGAAGCAATGGCAAAGTGAAGCAGACATAGAGATGGAAGATGAGAAATGGCCCTGCTACCTATAGAGGAGGCAGAGGCTAACAACGGGCTAACAGTCGCTGGCAGAGGCTATGTGGCAAAGTGTGTAACGTTAGCCTTATAGTGCTGGGTTCAAATTAAACAAGAAGGCAAttaagagaggaaaggaaatagGGAACAGAACAAGCAGCAGTCCTAGGATACAAGGAGCTAACTGGCTAATTGCATCTTCTAAATAATGGGGTTTCTAATTGTGGTCAACTTACAGTATGTCTCAAACATTTATTGGGCTATGTGACATTACACAGACTACTGATAGCATATCAAAACAACTTGCTAATATAGTCTCCATTGCATCACTGATTCAAAGTAACAGAAGTTGTGGTTTTTCACAGTAACGGAGGTGGTGTGCAAAGACATGTAATAATTTAACTTATGGCAAGGTTTTTGTTGagaatatatgtttttttgaaaagtaTGACAGTGAAATGACAATTTATAATATAGTATTACTTAAACGTTTTACTTCTGATTACCAGCAAGCAGACATGTACTGTTAATAAAATTCACTTCAGTAAATCTggttattgttttcattcagtttctaACCAGATACAAACCATAATGTATGGGATACATTCATTCAAGTCTTTCCCAGAGGTGTCTggatttaaatcatttaattgctggctgcatgaaaaaaaactttaaatgtacTGAAATTCATCCAATCCATCTATGTTTTACCACATCCATGACACAAAGTCCTTAGATGCTGATGAGATGACACTTTGTATATGATGACATGTCTTCAGTTTTATGGAGTATCAAAAACTGGTTGACACATAACATCCCTGAATTTATTTAGCTTTAGTGTGCGTTGGTCTCTAATCTATTCATTAAATTACTAACAGAAAGATCAAAGAATGAGTATATGCTGTATAtgtgaaaaatatgtgaaaatgtaGATATTCAGTCAAGCCTTGATGTCAATTGTCaagttaaaatacaaaatatttcacCCTCTCCATGTGTGaggatttgtttcttttctttcacatgattttaaactgaatgCCTTTGGATATGGGGTTGTTGTAAGCAATTTAAAGTCAAGGCTTTGGCCTCTGGTCATTTGTGATGGGTATTTGTGATCATTGTTAACATTTACTAAACAAAGTGGTCAGttattgataaaataatatattaataattaaaataaatagccACAGCACTAAACTTCTGCAACATTACACCCAATATCTTATCCTAGTGCATCCTGGGAGCACAGTAGCATGTCAATAGTGAGCAGTTATGAGACAAAAGTTAGTCAGTACTGTCACTTCAAGGTGTGCCACACTATAGTTGAGAACTAGTTGGAGGTCTTcaagcaaagagaaaataacaaaaggGTCTTCTTTAGGAGCAAGCTTCCTACACTAgctcattaaatattaatgctCTGAAACTCCA from the Seriola aureovittata isolate HTS-2021-v1 ecotype China chromosome 13, ASM2101889v1, whole genome shotgun sequence genome contains:
- the LOC130180044 gene encoding uncharacterized protein LOC130180044 is translated as MLVYESQLLTEMEVLTNIRKMTSEERRKHFREEMYRELRELEEERRARVALEELERRRREKEKETERVNSLREQVEERKRRQKRRRRNVLMAEEPITRPRFTLSDLKEVQQRRREEAEAAQRSLKSPTSEVRSQEQSGRKPLINNWVGEQTPEEELHPTDSTHHRPAAKGTRLKSEKAARLMSSRALHWLQKRLQKSGLFVKKQEEVEKKKEACLSLKDLYPKNSLCEQVHSYRLSRNSILKKTFS